In one window of Streptomyces sp. NBC_01224 DNA:
- a CDS encoding response regulator transcription factor, with translation MTDEDAPAIRVLIVDDQALMRAGFRALLEAEDGIEVIGEAADGRHGLELARLHTPDVALVDVQMPVMGGIEATREIAADPLLAGVHVVILTNYGLDEYVFDALRAGAAGFLLKDTEPAELLRAIRVAAVGDALLSPAVTRRLIGEFVARPPDRSTAPGFETLTRREREVSALAARGLTNEEIAAHMVISPFTAKTHISRAMTKLGARDRAQLVVFAYESGLVAPREPRP, from the coding sequence ATGACCGACGAAGACGCCCCGGCGATCCGGGTGCTGATCGTCGACGACCAGGCGTTGATGCGGGCCGGTTTCCGGGCGCTGCTCGAAGCGGAGGACGGCATCGAGGTGATCGGCGAGGCCGCCGACGGCCGCCACGGCCTGGAACTCGCCCGGCTGCACACTCCGGACGTCGCCCTCGTCGACGTACAGATGCCGGTGATGGGAGGCATCGAGGCCACCCGCGAGATCGCCGCCGACCCCTTGCTGGCGGGCGTCCATGTCGTGATCCTCACCAATTACGGCCTCGACGAGTACGTCTTCGACGCGCTGCGCGCCGGAGCCGCCGGTTTTCTCCTGAAGGACACCGAGCCCGCCGAACTCCTGAGGGCCATCCGCGTCGCGGCCGTCGGTGACGCACTGCTCTCGCCCGCCGTCACCCGCCGGCTGATCGGCGAATTCGTCGCCAGACCACCCGACCGGAGCACTGCGCCCGGCTTCGAGACCCTCACCCGCCGGGAGCGCGAAGTCAGCGCGCTCGCCGCTCGCGGTCTCACCAACGAGGAGATCGCCGCACACATGGTGATCAGCCCGTTCACCGCGAAGACCCACATCAGCCGCGCCATGACGAAGCTGGGCGCCCGCGACCGGGCGCAGCTCGTCGTCTTCGCCTACGAATCCGGCCTCGTCGCACCCCGGGAACCCCGCCCCTGA
- a CDS encoding SpoIIE family protein phosphatase produces the protein MASKGPPSAPGAEPSQPRTPQHSFGTANDATAVVAAAGTVIGWTHSAQDLLGYRAAEVVGRSAGFLLAMPEDPVRVARIAERCRAGVGWSGRADVRRSDGRQIEVDLRVSASFHLDGRVCFLVSGRERKPERTVGQSVLDAFLTSAPIGMAVMSPQLRYVWMNETLERIGGVPREQRVGRRMSEVLPGLETDAIEPLMRRVLDTGVPVIDFEYRGWSWADPHRERAYSTSFFPLTDGDGTVTGICYMVLDVTDRWRAQQRLALVNDAGASIGSTLDVMRTAQELADFAVPRFADFVTVDLLEPVASPEETGPWSSGTGLSGLRLSGTGAAHPGAPAEPGRPRMRRAGMSSVREGCPEAVCRIGDPVDFVPPPHDIRFLIDGEPILIPVLDSVRHLWAVEQPARAARIREYGFHSLIAVPMRARDTVLGLTTFVRSVNPVPFEPDDVLPARDLVARAAVCVDNARRYTREHAAALTLQRSLLPHTLPGGMALDVASAYLPADAKDGVGGDWFDVIPLSGARVALVVGDVVGHGISAAATMGRLRTAVHTLADMDLPPDELLAHLDDLVLRLSDEEPEGESSGTTVLGATCLYAVYDPVTQLCTMARAGHPPPVVVSPDGRVNFPELPAGPPLGVGGLPFETAEIELPEGSLIALYTNGLIEGRDRDADLGMSRLGGALAQHGLPLDTLCATVVEQLLPVPQPDDVALLLARTHELTADHVVSWEVPADPAAVAGVRARTARLLRSWGLEELQMTTELIVSELVTNALRHATGPIRLRLLRQSVLICEVSDASSTSPRLRHARTTDEGGRGLFLVAQLTRRWGTRYTPEGKIIWTEQELPATGT, from the coding sequence ATGGCGTCCAAAGGCCCGCCGTCGGCGCCCGGAGCCGAACCGTCGCAGCCCAGGACCCCCCAGCACTCCTTCGGCACGGCGAATGACGCGACCGCGGTGGTCGCCGCTGCCGGAACGGTCATCGGCTGGACTCACAGCGCACAGGACCTGCTGGGATACCGCGCCGCCGAGGTGGTCGGGCGGTCCGCGGGCTTCCTCCTCGCGATGCCCGAGGACCCGGTAAGAGTGGCGAGGATCGCCGAGCGGTGCCGTGCGGGCGTGGGCTGGAGCGGCCGCGCCGATGTGCGCCGGAGCGACGGCCGGCAGATCGAAGTGGATCTGCGGGTCTCGGCCTCGTTCCACCTGGACGGCCGGGTGTGTTTCCTGGTCTCCGGACGTGAACGGAAGCCGGAGCGGACGGTCGGGCAGTCCGTGCTGGATGCCTTCCTGACCAGCGCGCCGATCGGTATGGCGGTGATGAGCCCGCAACTGCGCTACGTCTGGATGAACGAAACCCTGGAGCGCATCGGCGGCGTCCCGCGTGAGCAGCGCGTGGGCCGCCGGATGAGTGAAGTGCTCCCGGGACTGGAGACCGACGCCATAGAGCCCCTGATGCGCCGTGTGCTGGACACCGGGGTACCCGTCATCGACTTCGAGTACCGGGGCTGGAGCTGGGCGGATCCGCACCGTGAGCGCGCCTACTCCACGTCGTTCTTCCCTCTGACCGACGGCGACGGTACCGTCACCGGCATCTGCTACATGGTCCTGGACGTCACCGACCGGTGGAGGGCCCAGCAGCGCCTGGCCCTGGTCAACGACGCCGGAGCCAGCATCGGCTCCACCCTGGACGTGATGCGCACGGCTCAGGAGCTGGCCGACTTCGCGGTGCCGCGGTTCGCCGACTTCGTCACCGTCGACCTGCTGGAGCCGGTTGCCAGCCCTGAGGAGACCGGTCCGTGGTCCTCCGGCACGGGGCTGTCCGGCCTGAGGCTTTCCGGTACGGGAGCCGCTCATCCCGGTGCGCCTGCCGAGCCGGGCCGGCCGAGGATGCGCCGCGCCGGGATGAGTTCGGTGCGGGAGGGCTGCCCGGAGGCGGTCTGCCGGATCGGGGACCCGGTGGATTTCGTGCCCCCGCCCCACGACATCCGGTTTCTCATCGATGGTGAACCCATCCTGATCCCGGTCCTCGACTCCGTCAGACATCTGTGGGCGGTCGAACAACCCGCCAGGGCGGCGCGCATCCGCGAGTACGGTTTCCACTCCCTCATCGCCGTACCCATGCGGGCCAGGGACACGGTGCTCGGCCTGACCACCTTCGTACGATCGGTGAATCCGGTCCCTTTCGAACCGGACGACGTGCTGCCGGCCCGCGATCTGGTGGCACGGGCGGCGGTGTGCGTGGACAACGCCCGCCGTTACACCCGAGAGCACGCCGCCGCACTGACACTGCAGCGCAGTCTGCTCCCGCACACGCTGCCCGGAGGGATGGCCCTGGACGTGGCCTCCGCGTATCTCCCGGCGGACGCCAAGGACGGTGTCGGGGGCGACTGGTTCGATGTGATCCCGCTGTCCGGCGCCCGGGTCGCCCTGGTCGTCGGCGATGTCGTCGGCCACGGCATCAGCGCCGCCGCGACCATGGGCAGGCTCCGCACCGCGGTGCACACCCTCGCCGACATGGACCTTCCCCCCGACGAACTGCTGGCCCACCTCGACGACCTCGTACTCCGCCTGAGCGACGAGGAACCCGAGGGCGAGTCGAGCGGCACGACCGTGCTGGGCGCCACCTGTCTGTACGCCGTCTACGACCCGGTCACCCAGCTCTGCACGATGGCGCGCGCCGGCCACCCGCCCCCCGTCGTCGTCTCCCCGGACGGGCGCGTCAACTTCCCCGAACTGCCCGCAGGCCCCCCGCTCGGCGTGGGCGGGCTGCCCTTCGAGACAGCGGAGATCGAGCTGCCGGAAGGCAGCCTGATCGCCCTCTACACCAACGGTCTCATCGAAGGCAGGGACCGGGACGCCGACCTCGGGATGTCCCGCCTCGGCGGTGCCCTGGCGCAGCACGGACTTCCGCTCGACACACTGTGCGCGACGGTCGTGGAGCAGTTGCTTCCCGTGCCGCAGCCCGACGACGTCGCCCTGCTGCTCGCCCGCACCCACGAATTGACCGCCGACCACGTCGTCTCATGGGAGGTACCCGCCGACCCGGCAGCCGTCGCGGGCGTCCGGGCCCGGACGGCCCGACTGCTGAGGAGCTGGGGCCTGGAGGAGCTGCAGATGACGACCGAGCTGATCGTCAGCGAGCTGGTCACCAACGCGCTGCGCCACGCCACCGGCCCGATCCGGCTGCGGCTGCTGCGCCAGTCCGTCCTGATCTGCGAGGTCTCCGACGCCAGCAGCACATCACCCCGGCTGCGCCACGCCAGGACCACGGACGAGGGCGGTCGCGGCCTCTTCCTCGTAGCCCAGCTCACCCGCCGCTGGGGTACCCGCTACACGCCCGAAGGCAAGATCATCTGGACCGAGCAGGAACTGCCGGCGACCGGAACGTGA